The following are encoded in a window of Magnolia sinica isolate HGM2019 chromosome 11, MsV1, whole genome shotgun sequence genomic DNA:
- the LOC131218885 gene encoding peptidyl-prolyl cis-trans isomerase FKBP65-like isoform X3 produces the protein MKISTMEARRTNVSEIVDSDEVEEEAGEEIESAPPLKIGEEREILSCPGLKKKLLKTGLGWETPELGDEVTVHSVGTLPDGSKCDSSRDREPFTFKLGQGEIVTGLDHGIVTMKRGECALFTIPPELGYGSTGVNGVPPDSVLQFEVELISWIRVVDVCKDGGIIKKILSKGERDEQPGDLDEVTVKYEVKLADGSVVAKTPEEGLEFYIKDGHFCLALPRVVKTMRRGEKVILIVQSQYALGEHGRDANDGFPSIPSNATLDIDLELVSFKPVIDVNGDLSVLKKILKEGEGIRSPNEGAVIHVRYTAMLEDGTIFEKKGFNGDGPFEFVVDEEQVTSGLDRAAATMKKGEVSILTVKPEYGFGNIKVERDLAIVPANSTLIYQVEMVDFIQEKEPFEMGSNHERIDAAGKKKEEGNRLFKSGKYKQAAKRYDKATDYVSEDRYYEDSEQKLVKSLRVSCWLNNAASSLKLNDFQGAIKLCSKIWTWLNWISRKPLRLIHRTGR, from the exons ATGAAGATTTCAACAATGGAAGCCAGACGCACCAACGTCTCAGAGATTGTAGACTCAGACGAGGTGGAAGAAGAAGCAGGAGAGGAGATTGAGTCAGCTCCCCCTTTGAAAataggagaagagagggagatcCTCAGCTGCCCAGGACTCAAGAAGAAGCTCCTCAAGACCGGCCTTGGCTGGGAGACTCCCGAGCTTGGTGACGAAGTTACCG TTCATTCTGTGGGCACTTTACCTGATGGAAGCAAGTGTGATTCGAGTCGAGACAGGGAGCCTTTCACTTTTAAGCTTGGGCAAG GTGAAATTGTTACTGGATTGGATCATGGGATAGTTACTATGAAAAGGGGGGAGTGTGCATTATTCACTATACCTCCCGAGTTGGGTTATGGAAGTACCGGTGTGAATGGCGTTCCGCCTGACTCAGTTCTCCAATTTGAGGTTGAACTTATTTCTTGGATTCGGGTGGTGGATGTGTGCAAGGATGGCGGGATTATCAAGAAGATTCTGTCAAAAGGGGAGAGAGATGAGCAGCCGGGTGATTTAGATGAAGTCACAG TGAAATATGAAGTGAAGCTGGCTGATGGGTCGGTTGTTGCTAAAACACCTGAAGAAGGACTTGAGTTTTATATCAAAGATG GTCATTTCTGTCTGGCATTGCCAAGGGTTGTTAAGACGATGAGACGGGGAGAGAAGGTCATTTTAATAGTTCAATCTCAAT ATGCCTTAGGGGAGCATGGGAGAGATGCTAATGATGGATTTCCCTCAATTCCTTCAAATGCCACATTAGATATTGATCTTGAATTGGTATCCTTCAAGCCTGTCATTGATGTTAATGGAGATTTGAGTGTCTTGAAGAAGATTCTGAAGGAGGGTGAAGGCATACGTAGTCCAAATGAAGGAGCTGTTATTCATG TTAGGTATACTGCTATGCTAGAAGACGGcactatatttgaaaaaaaaggtttcaatggagaTGGGCCCTTTGAATTTGTTGTAGATGAAG AACAAGTAACTTCTGGGTTAGACCGAGCAGCGGCTACAATGAAGAAGGGCGAGGTGTCTATTTTGACAGTTAAACCAGAATATGGTTTTGGAAACATTAAAGTTGAACGGGATCTTGCAATTGTTCCTGCAAATTCAACTCTAATTTATCAAGTCGAGATGGTAGATTTTATTCAG GAAAAGGAACCGTTTGAGATGGGTAGCAATCACGAAAGAATTGATGCAGCTggtaagaagaaagaagaaggaaacaggCTATTTAAGAGTGGAAAATATAAGCAAGCTGCTAAAAGATATGACAAG GCTACAGATTATGTTAGTGAGGATCGATACTATGAGGATAGTGAGCAAAAGCTAGTCAAATCTTTAAGAGTGTCTTGCTGGCTGAATAATGCAGCTAGCAGTCTTAAGCTAAATGATTTCCAGGGAGCGATCAAGCTATGTTCGAAG ATTTGGACTTGGCTGAATTGGATATCAAGAAAGCCCTTGAGGTTGATCCACAGAACAG
- the LOC131218885 gene encoding 70 kDa peptidyl-prolyl isomerase-like isoform X2 has product MKISTMEARRTNVSEIVDSDEVEEEAGEEIESAPPLKIGEEREILSCPGLKKKLLKTGLGWETPELGDEVTVHSVGTLPDGSKCDSSRDREPFTFKLGQGEIVTGLDHGIVTMKRGECALFTIPPELGYGSTGVNGVPPDSVLQFEVELISWIRVVDVCKDGGIIKKILSKGERDEQPGDLDEVTVKYEVKLADGSVVAKTPEEGLEFYIKDGHFCLALPRVVKTMRRGEKVILIVQSQYALGEHGRDANDGFPSIPSNATLDIDLELVSFKPVIDVNGDLSVLKKILKEGEGIRSPNEGAVIHVRYTAMLEDGTIFEKKGFNGDGPFEFVVDEEQVTSGLDRAAATMKKGEVSILTVKPEYGFGNIKVERDLAIVPANSTLIYQVEMVDFIQEKEPFEMGSNHERIDAAGKKKEEGNRLFKSGKYKQAAKRYDKATDYVSEDRYYEDSEQKLVKSLRVSCWLNNAASSLKLNDFQGAIKLCSKVLDVESHNVKALYRRAQSYIETADLDLAELDIKKALEVDPQNREVKSIQKTLKQHQAESNKRDAKLYTNMFARMRKEMMVEAKKLPRSRT; this is encoded by the exons ATGAAGATTTCAACAATGGAAGCCAGACGCACCAACGTCTCAGAGATTGTAGACTCAGACGAGGTGGAAGAAGAAGCAGGAGAGGAGATTGAGTCAGCTCCCCCTTTGAAAataggagaagagagggagatcCTCAGCTGCCCAGGACTCAAGAAGAAGCTCCTCAAGACCGGCCTTGGCTGGGAGACTCCCGAGCTTGGTGACGAAGTTACCG TTCATTCTGTGGGCACTTTACCTGATGGAAGCAAGTGTGATTCGAGTCGAGACAGGGAGCCTTTCACTTTTAAGCTTGGGCAAG GTGAAATTGTTACTGGATTGGATCATGGGATAGTTACTATGAAAAGGGGGGAGTGTGCATTATTCACTATACCTCCCGAGTTGGGTTATGGAAGTACCGGTGTGAATGGCGTTCCGCCTGACTCAGTTCTCCAATTTGAGGTTGAACTTATTTCTTGGATTCGGGTGGTGGATGTGTGCAAGGATGGCGGGATTATCAAGAAGATTCTGTCAAAAGGGGAGAGAGATGAGCAGCCGGGTGATTTAGATGAAGTCACAG TGAAATATGAAGTGAAGCTGGCTGATGGGTCGGTTGTTGCTAAAACACCTGAAGAAGGACTTGAGTTTTATATCAAAGATG GTCATTTCTGTCTGGCATTGCCAAGGGTTGTTAAGACGATGAGACGGGGAGAGAAGGTCATTTTAATAGTTCAATCTCAAT ATGCCTTAGGGGAGCATGGGAGAGATGCTAATGATGGATTTCCCTCAATTCCTTCAAATGCCACATTAGATATTGATCTTGAATTGGTATCCTTCAAGCCTGTCATTGATGTTAATGGAGATTTGAGTGTCTTGAAGAAGATTCTGAAGGAGGGTGAAGGCATACGTAGTCCAAATGAAGGAGCTGTTATTCATG TTAGGTATACTGCTATGCTAGAAGACGGcactatatttgaaaaaaaaggtttcaatggagaTGGGCCCTTTGAATTTGTTGTAGATGAAG AACAAGTAACTTCTGGGTTAGACCGAGCAGCGGCTACAATGAAGAAGGGCGAGGTGTCTATTTTGACAGTTAAACCAGAATATGGTTTTGGAAACATTAAAGTTGAACGGGATCTTGCAATTGTTCCTGCAAATTCAACTCTAATTTATCAAGTCGAGATGGTAGATTTTATTCAG GAAAAGGAACCGTTTGAGATGGGTAGCAATCACGAAAGAATTGATGCAGCTggtaagaagaaagaagaaggaaacaggCTATTTAAGAGTGGAAAATATAAGCAAGCTGCTAAAAGATATGACAAG GCTACAGATTATGTTAGTGAGGATCGATACTATGAGGATAGTGAGCAAAAGCTAGTCAAATCTTTAAGAGTGTCTTGCTGGCTGAATAATGCAGCTAGCAGTCTTAAGCTAAATGATTTCCAGGGAGCGATCAAGCTATGTTCGAAG GTGTTAGACGTTGAGTCGCACAATGTGAAAGCATTGTATAGACGAGCACAATCTTATATAGAAACTGCAGATTTGGACTTGGCTGAATTGGATATCAAGAAAGCCCTTGAGGTTGATCCACAGAACAG